A single region of the Epinephelus moara isolate mb chromosome 14, YSFRI_EMoa_1.0, whole genome shotgun sequence genome encodes:
- the myct1b gene encoding myc target protein 1 homolog → MANNETHPLLEILKSFNTGDMILAFCLSMLVGLLLGALAYVLLTWASRRQATARITRRCKKRSRTSNAPMSNQMGLYRSTFLSVYRQPSLEPVGPLGSKPGLETSTFRPLPKRSRAGLDMGEDTLVATTEDTAASNSSDSASLVPKQETNKRHSFWLGNNGLKGFLPSQTPPPAYDSVIHAFEETCT, encoded by the exons ATGGCTAATAATGAAACACATCCCCTTTTGGAGATACTAAAATCATTTAACACTG GCGATATGATTTTAGCCTTCTGTTTATCTATGCTGGTGGGCCTGCTGCTGGGTGCTCTGGCTTACGTTCTGTTAACCTGGGCATCCAGACGCCAGGCAACCGCCAGGATCACCAGGCGCTGCAAGAAGAGATCCAGAACTTCAAACGCACCCATGAGCAACCAGATGGGCCTTTACAGAAGCACTTTTCTGAGCGTCTACAGACAGCCCTCTCTGGAGCCAGTGGGCCCTCTGGGGAGTAAGCCCGGCTTAGAGACCTCCACCTTTCGTCCACTGCCTAAGAGAAGCAGGGCTGGCCTGGACATGGGAGAGGACACTCTGGTCGCCACGACTGAGGACACAGCAGCTTCGAACTCGTCAGATTCAGCATCCCTCGTGCCAAAACAAGAGACGAACAAGAGACACTCCTTCTGGTTGGGCAACAATGGACTTAAAGGGTTCCTGCCCTCACAGACTCCCCCTCCTGCATACGACAGTGTCATCCATGCCTTTGAAGAGACTTGCACTTGA